The following proteins are co-located in the Desulfobulbaceae bacterium DB1 genome:
- a CDS encoding helicase SNF2, whose protein sequence is MNSLAFDFAPGALIRARGREWVVQPRSDANVLRLRPLGGSDEDMVTLLPELELTPPEPATFPWPDPARPGAHDAAILLRDALQLKLRAGAGPFRSFGNIAVEPRAYQLVPLLMALRLPTVRLLIADDVGIGKTIEAGLIVRELLDRGEIARLAVLCPPHLVEQWQQELQTHFHLKAVALTSASVARLEKSLPHGISLFDHHPFVVVSLDYIKSERHREHFLAIAPEFIIVDEAHTCATGGQGKQLRFELLQRLAADEARHLLMLTATPHSGDDTAFHNLLSLLKPEFSSLQGVGPEARKPLREELARHFVQRRRKDIEEWQDANIFPRRLTAEVTYTLTGRWGRFFDDVQDYCLDLANRTERQSGQAARLIWYATLALLRCVSSSPQAAVKALSTRLTGTMEEMEALADDERLHDGHGDDLSGSDLEPAAALDDATRLQVLIDQATALSGSRDDPKLAALIRHLEPLIAAGFRPVVFCRYIATAHYVANHLRHHFREAALDAITGEYTPEQRDHRIAELGENEHPILVATDCLSEGINLQQHFNAVVHYDLAWNPTRHEQREGRVDRFGQKAREVRCAMLYGQDNPVDGFILNVILRKAEAIRLELGVLVPMPEDEQRINQALIKASLMKRQQRQSPQLSLLDFVEPAKIMEPVETMWQDAMEKAKANRTVFAQRRLKPEDVLPEWRRQRAVLGSQEDVARFVKNACARLNAPLEPYRKTGFRILPQHLPQAIRERLAQEAHIDKPLAIDFQYPPLPAAQFVHRSHPLVAMLADTLLEGALADERPLAARAAATVTCDVKIVTTIYLLRFRHQLTYSRKGETRTLMAEETAAIAVRGRSNPQWIEAAEVASLLNVTPTANLSPELASREINVALEFLRDNQTRLEALALERANALLADHRRVREAARDLGSYSVRPCLPVDVMGVSVLLPDGL, encoded by the coding sequence ATGAACAGCCTTGCCTTTGATTTTGCCCCCGGCGCGCTCATCCGTGCCCGTGGCCGGGAATGGGTGGTTCAGCCCCGGTCGGACGCCAATGTCCTGCGTCTGCGCCCCTTAGGCGGATCCGACGAAGACATGGTTACCCTGCTGCCGGAACTTGAACTCACCCCTCCAGAGCCCGCCACCTTTCCCTGGCCCGATCCAGCCCGGCCCGGCGCCCATGACGCCGCCATTCTTCTGCGCGACGCCCTGCAGCTTAAACTGCGTGCCGGTGCCGGGCCGTTCCGGTCGTTTGGCAACATTGCCGTCGAGCCCCGCGCCTACCAGCTGGTGCCGCTTTTAATGGCCCTGCGCCTGCCCACGGTGCGGCTCCTCATCGCCGATGATGTCGGCATCGGCAAGACCATTGAGGCGGGCTTGATTGTCCGCGAACTGCTTGACCGGGGCGAGATCGCTCGTCTCGCCGTGCTCTGCCCCCCGCACCTGGTGGAACAGTGGCAGCAGGAATTGCAGACCCATTTCCATCTCAAGGCCGTGGCATTGACCTCGGCCAGCGTTGCCCGTCTGGAGAAAAGCCTACCTCACGGCATCTCCCTGTTCGATCATCACCCCTTTGTCGTGGTCAGCCTCGATTACATCAAAAGCGAACGGCATCGGGAGCATTTTCTCGCTATCGCCCCGGAGTTCATCATTGTTGACGAAGCTCATACCTGCGCCACTGGCGGCCAGGGTAAACAACTGCGCTTTGAGCTCCTGCAGAGGCTGGCAGCCGATGAGGCCCGCCACCTGCTCATGCTCACCGCCACACCCCATTCCGGTGACGACACCGCCTTTCATAATCTGCTGTCGCTGCTCAAACCCGAGTTCTCCTCCCTGCAGGGAGTTGGCCCCGAGGCCAGAAAACCATTGCGCGAGGAACTGGCCCGTCACTTTGTCCAGCGGCGGCGCAAGGACATCGAGGAGTGGCAGGACGCAAATATCTTTCCCCGTCGTCTGACCGCTGAGGTCACCTATACCTTGACTGGCCGCTGGGGCAGATTTTTTGATGATGTTCAGGACTATTGTCTCGATCTCGCCAACCGCACCGAAAGACAAAGCGGCCAGGCGGCGCGCCTCATCTGGTACGCGACCCTTGCCTTGCTCCGCTGCGTGTCATCTTCGCCCCAGGCGGCGGTCAAGGCTCTATCCACCCGGCTTACCGGCACCATGGAGGAGATGGAGGCTCTGGCTGATGACGAACGGTTGCACGATGGGCATGGCGACGACCTCTCCGGTAGTGACCTTGAACCAGCCGCCGCCCTGGACGATGCCACTCGCCTCCAGGTCTTGATTGATCAGGCAACAGCACTTTCGGGCAGCCGAGATGATCCGAAACTCGCCGCCCTGATCCGCCACCTGGAACCCCTGATTGCCGCTGGCTTCCGGCCTGTGGTCTTCTGCCGTTATATCGCCACGGCCCATTATGTGGCCAACCACCTGCGCCACCACTTCCGCGAGGCCGCGCTCGATGCCATCACCGGTGAATACACCCCGGAGCAGCGGGATCACCGCATCGCCGAACTGGGCGAGAACGAGCACCCCATCCTGGTGGCCACCGATTGCCTCTCCGAGGGCATTAATCTCCAGCAGCACTTTAATGCCGTGGTGCACTATGATCTGGCCTGGAACCCCACCCGCCACGAGCAGCGGGAAGGCCGGGTGGACCGTTTCGGCCAGAAGGCGCGGGAGGTGCGCTGCGCCATGCTCTACGGCCAGGACAACCCGGTGGACGGCTTCATCCTGAATGTCATTCTCAGAAAAGCCGAGGCCATCCGCCTGGAACTGGGGGTCCTGGTCCCCATGCCCGAAGATGAACAACGCATCAACCAGGCCCTGATCAAGGCTTCATTGATGAAGCGCCAGCAGCGCCAGAGTCCGCAGCTGAGTTTGCTCGATTTTGTTGAACCGGCCAAGATCATGGAGCCGGTGGAGACCATGTGGCAGGACGCCATGGAAAAGGCCAAGGCCAACCGCACCGTCTTTGCCCAGCGTCGGCTGAAGCCGGAAGATGTCTTGCCGGAGTGGCGACGGCAGCGCGCAGTCCTTGGCAGCCAGGAGGATGTGGCCCGCTTTGTGAAAAACGCCTGCGCCCGCTTGAACGCCCCGCTCGAACCCTATCGAAAGACGGGCTTTCGCATCCTGCCCCAGCATCTGCCGCAAGCCATCAGGGAACGGTTGGCCCAGGAGGCGCATATCGATAAACCCCTGGCCATTGATTTTCAGTATCCGCCGTTGCCCGCCGCCCAGTTCGTCCATCGCAGCCACCCCTTGGTTGCCATGCTGGCCGATACCCTGCTGGAAGGAGCGCTTGCTGACGAACGACCCTTGGCCGCCAGGGCCGCCGCCACGGTCACCTGCGATGTCAAGATCGTTACGACCATTTATCTGCTCCGCTTTCGGCACCAGCTCACTTACAGCCGTAAAGGGGAGACCCGCACCCTGATGGCCGAGGAGACGGCGGCCATTGCCGTGCGCGGCAGGAGCAATCCGCAATGGATCGAGGCTGCCGAAGTCGCCTCCCTGCTCAATGTCACCCCCACCGCCAATTTAAGCCCTGAGCTGGCCAGCCGGGAGATCAACGTCGCACTCGAGTTTCTACGGGACAATCAAACCAGGTTGGAGGCCTTGGCCCTGGAGCGGGCCAATGCCCTGCTCGCCGATCATCGCCGGGTGCGCGAGGCGGCCCGTGATCTGGGCAGCTACTCGGTGCGACCCTGCCTGCCGGTGGACGTGATGGGGGTTTCCGTGTTGCTGCCGGATGGGTTATGA